A single genomic interval of Alteromonas sp. CI.11.F.A3 harbors:
- a CDS encoding ricin-type beta-trefoil lectin domain protein gives MKNVIRKAAFSLVPAVLLFTAVQAANFNELNKVGVVSNNLDAPQQMVIYNSDETKCLSTYGYNRKGTNVLTYENCRIDSYDTWTITSSGKIKNQRSGKCLTSPQGRSTLTLARCNTSIKRGYTAYDFVILNHLDVPTNNSIEVAQLD, from the coding sequence ATGAAAAACGTCATTAGAAAAGCAGCCTTTAGCCTAGTCCCTGCAGTACTCTTATTCACTGCCGTTCAGGCAGCAAATTTCAACGAATTGAACAAAGTGGGTGTGGTGAGTAACAATCTAGATGCGCCGCAGCAAATGGTTATTTATAACAGCGATGAAACTAAGTGCTTGTCGACTTACGGCTATAATCGTAAGGGCACCAATGTGTTAACTTATGAAAACTGCCGCATAGATAGTTACGATACTTGGACAATAACAAGCTCTGGCAAGATTAAAAATCAACGTAGTGGAAAATGCCTAACATCACCGCAAGGCAGAAGTACCCTAACGCTTGCCCGATGTAATACGTCTATTAAACGCGGTTACACCGCCTACGACTTCGTTATTCTGAATCACTTAGACGTTCCCACAAACAATAGCATCGAAGTAGCCCAACTGGATTAA
- a CDS encoding PrsW family intramembrane metalloprotease, translated as MSKIWLVLLGTPFLIAALIVNFLFSSEDIPLAQKAENTAMSGNHATAERIYDEMLLSDPLNIALHRDKIRSHFNIPEKTGRSSYRDDKTIKENYKDLSQSARREKSDIGFYGLGYIEIMDGNSDRALDFYQLVRDPELPYLNNSIGYVYLEQERYLEAEKYFLRELDANANISGAYSNLANVYKATQNDAKLTRLLSNEEVVGYVSKRLLRHHMLGQGDFETYSHHAFKLGDYTTSGVVGAALILIVWVIFLLWIDVYETEKIRHILFALVIGCGFSMLATPLYDLYFVWLGWELNGNYINDLLYCIFAIGVIEEAVKIIPFLILLRFKSIINESMDYIVYASVCGLSFAFMENIMYFHEGGLDNVLSRSVSATVLHMTLTSFVAYGLMYAKYQAKSGALVYFIFAFFAACVVHGLYDFWIISDGWVGHFKIFSVAILFYAVHRYALAITNALNASEFSIGRGQLVRSAEFLGAAMTIIAAYQYTIIGYKFGAENANLNLFSMLIGSAFLAFILVTVLGNIRVTNGRWVSILKFW; from the coding sequence ATGAGTAAAATATGGTTGGTTCTGCTTGGTACGCCGTTTCTGATTGCTGCCTTAATAGTAAATTTTCTATTTAGCAGTGAGGACATTCCATTAGCGCAGAAAGCGGAAAATACAGCCATGTCTGGTAATCATGCCACGGCAGAAAGAATCTATGATGAGATGTTGCTCTCGGACCCATTAAACATAGCGCTCCACAGAGATAAAATTCGTAGCCATTTCAATATCCCAGAAAAAACGGGTAGAAGTTCGTATCGGGATGACAAAACAATAAAAGAGAATTACAAAGATTTATCTCAATCAGCTAGAAGGGAAAAATCTGATATTGGTTTTTATGGTTTGGGATACATTGAAATCATGGATGGAAATTCGGATAGAGCCTTAGATTTCTATCAATTAGTTAGGGATCCAGAGTTACCTTATTTGAATAACTCCATAGGCTACGTTTATTTAGAGCAAGAGCGCTACCTTGAAGCAGAGAAATACTTTTTAAGAGAGCTTGACGCCAACGCCAATATATCAGGTGCCTATTCAAATTTAGCTAATGTTTATAAGGCTACTCAGAATGACGCTAAGTTAACTAGGTTATTAAGCAATGAAGAAGTTGTTGGGTATGTTTCTAAAAGGCTTCTAAGGCATCACATGCTAGGTCAGGGCGATTTTGAGACATACAGCCATCATGCCTTCAAACTAGGTGATTACACAACATCAGGCGTGGTGGGGGCGGCATTAATTCTAATCGTTTGGGTGATTTTCTTGTTGTGGATAGACGTTTATGAAACTGAAAAAATTAGGCATATCCTTTTTGCACTGGTGATAGGTTGTGGTTTCTCTATGTTAGCCACACCCTTATACGATTTATATTTTGTTTGGCTTGGATGGGAGCTCAACGGAAACTACATTAACGATCTGCTGTACTGTATATTTGCTATCGGCGTAATAGAGGAAGCCGTAAAAATTATACCCTTTCTAATCTTGTTAAGATTCAAAAGTATTATCAACGAATCAATGGATTACATAGTATACGCATCAGTCTGCGGGTTGAGCTTTGCTTTTATGGAAAACATAATGTACTTCCATGAAGGTGGCTTAGATAATGTTTTGAGCCGATCTGTTTCTGCTACCGTCCTTCATATGACATTAACTTCTTTTGTTGCTTACGGTTTAATGTACGCTAAATATCAGGCCAAAAGTGGTGCGCTAGTTTATTTCATCTTCGCATTTTTCGCAGCTTGCGTAGTGCATGGGCTATATGATTTTTGGATAATATCTGATGGGTGGGTTGGTCATTTTAAGATCTTTTCGGTTGCAATTCTGTTTTACGCAGTGCATCGGTATGCGCTAGCTATCACCAATGCATTAAACGCTTCAGAGTTCAGTATTGGTAGGGGACAGTTGGTGCGTAGTGCAGAATTTCTCGGTGCTGCCATGACGATCATCGCCGCATACCAATACACCATAATTGGTTACAAGTTTGGTGCTGAAAACGCAAACTTAAACTTATTTTCAATGCTAATAGGGTCGGCCTTTTTAGCATTTATCCTTGTAACAGTGCTTGGAAATATCAGGGTAACCAACGGAAGATGGGTAAGCATACTCAAATTTTGGTAA
- a CDS encoding glycine betaine ABC transporter substrate-binding protein — protein sequence MKNLIKIGVTNLSFHHVAASLVSNVLSDMGFDVQRIYSPHESNFEKLKSGEVDLLASAWLPSSHGVYKANIEEVISLTELGLHYEPYALWGVPDYIPESAVSEVADLLKPSVIEKTNANIQGINPGAGITRFSIKMMEKYGLNNAGYKFHTGTEEDCFTAFEKQVEREDWFVVPLWKPQFLHFKHKIREIKEPKGLLGVVDRAVLLIRDDKKQLFTKAQLNALNALRFNNDVIAQLDYHVSRNNKTLDDVTKDWLISNKIIPA from the coding sequence ATGAAAAATTTAATCAAGATAGGTGTTACTAACCTATCGTTTCACCATGTAGCGGCGTCGCTAGTATCGAATGTGCTCAGCGATATGGGATTTGATGTACAAAGAATCTATTCTCCTCATGAAAGTAACTTTGAAAAGCTCAAATCTGGTGAAGTAGACCTACTCGCGTCTGCTTGGTTGCCGTCTAGTCATGGTGTATACAAGGCTAATATTGAGGAAGTAATTTCACTAACAGAGCTCGGTTTGCATTATGAACCTTATGCCTTGTGGGGAGTGCCGGATTATATTCCTGAATCTGCAGTATCTGAAGTTGCGGATTTACTAAAACCTTCTGTCATTGAAAAAACCAACGCTAATATTCAGGGAATAAATCCTGGTGCGGGTATCACTCGGTTTTCAATTAAAATGATGGAAAAATATGGTCTAAATAACGCGGGTTATAAATTCCATACTGGCACTGAAGAGGACTGTTTTACTGCGTTTGAAAAACAGGTTGAAAGAGAAGATTGGTTTGTTGTTCCGCTTTGGAAGCCTCAGTTTTTGCACTTCAAACATAAGATTAGAGAAATTAAAGAGCCCAAAGGGCTATTAGGTGTTGTTGATCGTGCCGTGCTTTTAATTCGTGACGACAAAAAGCAGTTATTTACCAAAGCACAATTAAATGCGCTAAATGCTTTGCGTTTCAACAATGATGTTATTGCTCAGCTTGATTACCACGTATCTAGAAATAACAAAACGTTAGACGATGTTACCAAGGATTGGTTGATTTCAAATAAAATTATTCCAGCCTAA
- a CDS encoding putative quinol monooxygenase, with translation MNTLTIVANITAKKDNINVVKSELIKLVEMTLPEEGCITYDLHQGLENEAHFMVYEIWETRELWQAHNESKHLTAFVAATKGAFEQFTVDEMMKVNQGTL, from the coding sequence ATGAATACATTAACGATTGTTGCCAATATCACTGCAAAGAAAGACAACATTAATGTTGTAAAATCTGAGCTGATAAAACTTGTTGAAATGACTTTACCCGAAGAAGGCTGTATCACCTATGACCTTCACCAAGGCTTAGAAAACGAAGCGCATTTTATGGTTTACGAAATATGGGAAACCCGAGAACTGTGGCAAGCACATAATGAGAGTAAGCATTTAACGGCATTCGTTGCCGCGACAAAAGGTGCCTTTGAGCAATTTACCGTTGATGAAATGATGAAAGTGAATCAGGGTACGTTATGA
- a CDS encoding L-dopachrome tautomerase-related protein, giving the protein MKLFKASLITAAIGLSSVVGALVNAAEVGPLEPVTQFTEYRGGGITITPSGRTIISMHPLDNPKVKVVEVMANGSKQPFPTTDWADGSETGEVGLTSVIGVHSDSQGVVWILDMGSETSPAQIVAWDSVNHKLHTTITLAKSSLQPNSFIQDFSIDEKHGKIYIADMTFGNFAGATKPAIIVVDLKSGKSKRVLESAAQLMPEDQDIVIEASLLASKTPEGETNALRFGLNPIAIDDKNEWLYFGAFTGTKVYRIPTSAISNTKNSDKKLAQSIEVYGPKNPSDGIAYAPGGGILATDLEHNAVGLTTKGNYEILIQDKRLSWPDSLAVSNGYIYVTQDQLHQHPAFSQGLGNAKPPYTLYRFSYQP; this is encoded by the coding sequence ATGAAACTATTTAAAGCATCTCTTATTACTGCTGCTATTGGCTTATCAAGTGTTGTAGGCGCGCTGGTAAATGCAGCAGAAGTGGGCCCGCTAGAGCCTGTTACTCAGTTTACTGAATATCGTGGTGGTGGTATTACTATTACGCCAAGTGGTCGTACTATTATCAGCATGCATCCGCTAGATAACCCTAAAGTGAAAGTGGTTGAAGTGATGGCAAATGGCTCAAAGCAACCTTTCCCTACCACTGATTGGGCGGATGGCTCAGAAACTGGGGAAGTAGGACTAACATCTGTTATTGGCGTTCACAGCGATAGTCAAGGCGTAGTATGGATCCTTGATATGGGTAGCGAAACATCGCCAGCTCAAATAGTCGCGTGGGACAGCGTAAATCATAAGCTTCACACAACGATTACATTGGCAAAATCATCGCTTCAACCAAATTCATTCATCCAAGATTTCTCTATTGATGAAAAACACGGCAAAATTTATATTGCCGATATGACGTTCGGTAACTTTGCAGGGGCTACTAAGCCTGCCATTATCGTTGTCGACCTGAAATCTGGCAAGTCAAAGCGTGTACTGGAAAGTGCAGCACAATTAATGCCTGAAGACCAAGACATAGTGATTGAAGCTTCTTTATTGGCGTCGAAAACACCAGAAGGTGAAACTAACGCATTACGCTTTGGTTTAAACCCAATTGCCATTGATGATAAAAACGAGTGGTTATATTTTGGTGCATTTACTGGCACAAAAGTTTACAGAATTCCGACATCAGCCATTAGCAACACAAAAAACTCAGACAAAAAACTAGCACAAAGCATTGAAGTTTATGGCCCTAAAAACCCTAGCGATGGTATTGCTTATGCACCTGGCGGCGGCATTTTAGCCACAGATTTAGAGCATAATGCGGTGGGATTAACAACGAAGGGGAATTACGAAATACTGATTCAAGATAAACGTCTTTCATGGCCTGATAGCTTAGCGGTAAGCAACGGTTATATTTACGTAACCCAAGATCAACTGCATCAACATCCTGCATTTAGCCAAGGTTTAGGAAACGCTAAACCACCTTACACACTTTATCGTTTTAGCTACCAGCCTTAA
- a CDS encoding DnaJ C-terminal domain-containing protein, with translation MEFKDYYQILGVKEDADLKEIKKAYRKLALKLHPDMQPDSNSDEEFKELVEAYEVLKDPQRRAEYDELKKYGAAPHDNFQPPPGWQSNNDFNGAHTGGDFSDFFNSVFGGGFNQGPRSHHSDDFSGFNNHGQDAEIEVPVFLEDLFSEAPKTIQFSMPMLEDGEVKHVNKILKVKIPTGVVDSERIRLKGQGGKGLGQGRNGDLYLHIRLVPHPLFDVEGHNLVITVPILPWEAVLGCKVEVPTLAGKINLNIKPNSQTGQKLRVKGKGLKMKTGLGDMIAVLKIVAPDKTTDEDKALWQQLAQLEHDDPRAHWSK, from the coding sequence ATGGAATTTAAAGATTATTATCAAATCCTTGGTGTTAAAGAAGATGCTGATTTAAAAGAAATAAAAAAAGCATATCGTAAGCTTGCTTTAAAGCTGCACCCAGATATGCAACCTGACAGTAATTCCGATGAAGAATTCAAAGAGTTAGTCGAAGCTTATGAGGTACTTAAAGACCCACAACGCAGAGCTGAATATGACGAATTGAAAAAATATGGTGCTGCCCCACACGATAATTTTCAACCGCCACCAGGCTGGCAAAGTAACAATGATTTCAATGGTGCTCACACCGGCGGCGACTTTTCCGACTTTTTTAATTCAGTATTTGGCGGTGGGTTCAACCAGGGGCCGCGTAGCCATCATTCAGACGACTTTTCAGGGTTTAACAATCACGGGCAAGATGCTGAGATTGAAGTTCCAGTATTCCTCGAAGATTTGTTTTCAGAAGCGCCCAAAACCATTCAGTTTTCGATGCCAATGCTAGAAGATGGAGAGGTTAAACACGTCAATAAAATTCTCAAAGTTAAAATACCTACCGGCGTGGTTGACTCAGAGCGGATAAGGCTAAAAGGTCAAGGCGGCAAAGGGCTGGGGCAGGGTAGAAACGGCGATCTCTATTTACATATTCGTTTAGTGCCGCATCCACTGTTCGATGTAGAAGGACACAACCTCGTCATTACAGTGCCGATATTGCCGTGGGAAGCCGTACTTGGATGTAAAGTTGAGGTACCTACCTTGGCAGGTAAGATTAACCTGAATATAAAGCCAAATAGTCAAACTGGTCAAAAACTGCGAGTGAAGGGTAAAGGGCTTAAAATGAAAACGGGCCTTGGTGATATGATTGCTGTTTTAAAAATCGTTGCTCCAGATAAAACGACTGACGAAGACAAGGCTTTGTGGCAACAACTAGCGCAATTAGAGCACGATGATCCTCGCGCGCACTGGAGTAAGTAA
- a CDS encoding chaperone modulator CbpM codes for MTNSLLIISFEELCHVERLDQEMIIEVIDYGIAEPISGDGTSNWIFDTNSVRWVKKAINLYSQLELDWVAVAMIVELLKQKEKLVVENENLQRRLTRF; via the coding sequence ATGACTAATTCACTGCTAATAATATCATTTGAAGAACTTTGCCACGTTGAACGACTAGACCAAGAAATGATTATCGAAGTTATTGATTATGGCATTGCTGAGCCTATCTCGGGTGACGGTACGAGTAATTGGATATTTGACACAAATAGCGTGCGGTGGGTAAAAAAAGCCATCAATCTGTACTCTCAATTAGAGTTGGATTGGGTAGCGGTTGCGATGATTGTTGAGTTGCTAAAACAAAAAGAAAAACTGGTAGTGGAAAACGAAAACCTTCAACGTCGGCTAACGCGGTTTTAA
- a CDS encoding LysR substrate-binding domain-containing protein, translated as MDKRLRWLNNLLCFEVAARHESYSKAAEELFISQAAVSQQMRQLETNLGVSLFRRQSRKMILTGPGRTLYASCEKGFSEIVNGLNQIHEEPLEGSLTVTSTQAFCSLWLMPNLFEFFNEFPNININIQASNRIESLHKGDIDVAIRFYTSTTASQDEGLITRKFGENGVVPACSPAFQTQKQLHTVEDMLGTRLLALAGEEKASWESYFEHNKINLSNKVLRKTVVSSSDLALSAALAGQGVMLASDVMIGQYLKSGQLIVPVDTPHPVRWKSHFVYLKNSPKQQRIAHFCEWLTEKMASHEALQT; from the coding sequence ATGGATAAGCGATTACGATGGCTGAATAACCTGCTTTGTTTTGAAGTCGCCGCAAGACATGAGAGTTATAGCAAGGCAGCAGAAGAGTTATTTATTTCACAAGCGGCAGTTAGCCAACAGATGAGACAACTAGAAACCAATCTAGGCGTAAGCTTATTTCGTAGGCAATCACGAAAGATGATTTTAACTGGCCCGGGCAGAACACTTTATGCATCATGTGAAAAAGGATTTAGCGAAATCGTTAATGGGTTGAACCAAATACACGAAGAGCCTTTAGAGGGAAGCTTAACCGTTACATCTACTCAAGCTTTTTGTTCATTGTGGCTTATGCCTAATTTGTTCGAGTTTTTTAATGAGTTCCCCAATATTAATATCAATATTCAAGCATCTAATCGCATTGAAAGTTTACATAAAGGCGATATCGACGTAGCCATTCGTTTTTATACCTCAACCACCGCATCTCAGGATGAAGGCCTTATTACGCGAAAATTTGGTGAAAATGGCGTCGTACCTGCTTGTTCACCTGCCTTTCAAACTCAAAAGCAACTGCATACTGTTGAAGATATGCTAGGCACGCGCCTGCTAGCACTTGCTGGAGAAGAGAAAGCAAGTTGGGAGTCATACTTCGAACACAATAAAATAAATCTATCGAATAAAGTGTTGAGAAAAACAGTGGTATCGTCAAGCGATCTTGCACTTAGCGCTGCGCTGGCAGGACAAGGCGTCATGTTAGCCTCTGATGTTATGATTGGGCAGTATTTAAAATCAGGGCAATTGATAGTGCCCGTTGATACTCCTCATCCAGTACGCTGGAAATCTCACTTTGTTTATCTTAAAAACTCACCGAAGCAGCAACGTATCGCGCATTTTTGTGAATGGCTGACAGAAAAAATGGCAAGCCATGAAGCACTGCAAACGTAA
- a CDS encoding DUF2798 domain-containing protein: MLLPVASLLIGVLTAIMTSVSILPEQAFIPTWLSAFRFAFLVMLPIGGIIFYFVNKLVQRVFASSSVLQRNLIHGFTMAFIMESILAMVTTFSNQGFPSLELFAKEAALSLFAALPIGIAMACLMSFVVKPRLEAHFSSAT, encoded by the coding sequence ATGCTGCTGCCAGTAGCGTCGCTACTGATTGGAGTACTTACGGCCATAATGACATCTGTGAGTATTCTACCAGAACAAGCATTCATTCCAACGTGGTTAAGCGCGTTTAGGTTTGCATTCTTAGTCATGTTACCCATAGGCGGAATAATCTTTTATTTCGTTAATAAACTCGTGCAGCGTGTTTTCGCCTCATCCTCAGTGTTGCAGCGCAATTTAATTCACGGGTTTACAATGGCCTTTATCATGGAATCGATTCTAGCGATGGTTACAACGTTTAGTAATCAAGGTTTCCCTTCACTTGAGCTATTCGCAAAAGAAGCAGCGTTAAGTTTATTTGCCGCATTACCTATTGGTATTGCAATGGCATGTTTAATGAGCTTTGTAGTTAAACCAAGACTAGAGGCGCATTTTTCCTCGGCTACTTAA
- a CDS encoding MarR family transcriptional regulator, protein MKFNDALFNLLNTIRNNIFLEIKDTSLALAPMQLKSLKIISQIDACTGQKLTDFLCRDKAQINRLIKELVDNDLVKKVQSEEDKRSQILSLTESGKRALDIFVEIEERVFSDMLKDVSDEEKEIFKKLVLTFKHNLDER, encoded by the coding sequence ATGAAATTCAATGACGCCTTATTCAATTTGCTCAATACTATTCGAAATAATATTTTCTTAGAGATTAAAGATACTTCTTTAGCATTGGCACCAATGCAGTTGAAATCATTAAAAATTATCAGTCAAATAGATGCCTGCACGGGGCAAAAGCTGACAGATTTTTTGTGCAGAGATAAAGCGCAGATAAACAGATTAATCAAAGAGTTGGTCGATAACGACTTAGTAAAAAAAGTACAAAGTGAAGAAGATAAACGCAGCCAGATATTATCGTTAACGGAAAGTGGAAAACGCGCACTTGATATATTCGTAGAAATAGAAGAGCGCGTTTTTTCTGACATGCTTAAAGATGTTAGCGATGAAGAAAAAGAGATATTTAAGAAACTAGTACTTACATTCAAACATAATTTAGATGAAAGGTGA
- a CDS encoding YaeQ family protein — translation MALKATIFKADISITDMDRNYYNEHNLTIARHPSENDARMMLRIVAFIVNAHEQLQFTKGLSDDEVPDIWQKDFSDVIELWIELGQPSEQRIKKGCNQSQQMMIYAYADNSFDAWWKKEQNSLRTRKNLSVFTLPESLSTTLASAVDRSMQMQVTVQDGQIWLTIESAGNSECIEVEIEKHL, via the coding sequence ATGGCTCTTAAAGCAACCATTTTTAAAGCGGACATATCGATAACTGATATGGATCGTAATTACTACAATGAGCACAATCTCACTATTGCTCGTCATCCTTCTGAAAATGATGCACGCATGATGCTTCGTATCGTCGCATTTATTGTTAATGCTCACGAGCAATTGCAGTTTACAAAAGGGCTTTCCGATGACGAAGTGCCTGACATTTGGCAAAAAGATTTCAGCGATGTAATAGAACTCTGGATTGAGTTAGGCCAACCTTCTGAACAACGCATTAAAAAAGGCTGCAATCAAAGCCAGCAGATGATGATTTACGCATACGCTGATAACAGCTTCGATGCTTGGTGGAAGAAAGAACAGAACAGCTTGCGCACCCGAAAAAACTTATCGGTATTTACCTTACCTGAAAGCTTATCTACCACGTTGGCCAGTGCCGTAGACCGTTCTATGCAAATGCAAGTAACGGTGCAAGATGGCCAAATTTGGCTAACTATCGAAAGCGCTGGCAATAGCGAATGTATAGAAGTAGAAATTGAAAAGCATTTATAA
- a CDS encoding alpha/beta hydrolase, whose amino-acid sequence MATPNRSTTGNSYNQGWSKNGTLTALLSFLLCLTLMFAINKTPATEVHSENNGATWPSKTFYRYQMVNGKRICYREAGEQHKRTIVLLHGYPSSSHSYRELIPLLSGRFHVIAPDYLGSGYSDRPSTSEQTYTFDVLAEHVNGLLNVLKLEKYSLYIQDFGAPVGFRMLMRDPDKLDALIVQNGNAYLAGLTSPRQAFFKAANQDKSVAQATKIFSFTSPEAVIHKQYLRDVQHNTEVMSPDSWTHDLHFLQSEQDRAIQVQLLQDYYNNLLDYPKWQAFLRKKQPPTLIVWGKKDPAFIAAGAEAYLTDLPNAELHLLDSGHFSVEEKSVEIAKYIVTFMNRPDLFPAP is encoded by the coding sequence ATGGCAACACCAAATCGTTCAACAACCGGTAATTCATATAATCAAGGCTGGTCTAAAAATGGGACACTAACCGCACTTCTTTCGTTTTTGTTATGTCTAACCTTAATGTTTGCAATCAACAAAACGCCGGCAACAGAAGTTCACTCTGAAAACAATGGCGCAACGTGGCCATCTAAAACCTTTTATCGATACCAAATGGTAAATGGAAAGCGTATTTGTTATCGCGAAGCGGGCGAACAACACAAGCGCACCATTGTGCTGCTGCATGGATACCCGTCCTCCTCGCATTCGTATAGAGAATTAATTCCGTTATTGTCTGGTCGCTTCCATGTCATTGCCCCAGATTATTTAGGGTCCGGTTATAGTGATCGCCCTAGTACCTCAGAACAAACCTATACATTTGATGTCTTAGCCGAACACGTTAATGGCTTACTCAATGTACTTAAACTAGAGAAATACAGTTTATATATTCAAGACTTCGGTGCGCCTGTTGGGTTTCGAATGCTAATGCGTGATCCCGATAAGTTAGACGCGCTTATTGTGCAAAACGGCAATGCCTACTTAGCCGGTTTAACTTCGCCGCGACAAGCCTTTTTTAAAGCGGCCAATCAAGATAAATCGGTTGCTCAAGCTACAAAAATCTTCTCTTTTACCTCTCCAGAAGCTGTTATTCATAAACAGTACTTACGTGATGTTCAACATAATACAGAAGTGATGAGCCCAGATAGCTGGACTCACGATTTACATTTCTTGCAATCTGAACAAGACAGAGCCATACAGGTTCAGTTGCTTCAAGACTACTACAACAATTTATTAGACTACCCAAAATGGCAAGCATTCTTAAGAAAGAAACAGCCCCCCACACTAATTGTATGGGGTAAAAAAGACCCGGCTTTTATTGCCGCAGGGGCAGAAGCTTATTTAACAGACCTACCCAATGCTGAGCTACATTTGCTGGATTCAGGTCATTTCAGCGTTGAAGAAAAATCAGTTGAAATCGCTAAATACATAGTAACGTTTATGAACCGACCAGATCTATTTCCTGCGCCTTAA